Proteins encoded by one window of Collimonas fungivorans:
- a CDS encoding S1C family serine protease: protein MRRFWLLFAQTITIGLAIWFIVATLKPDWLNGALTSSPLHIAASKVPLQEAAPGTPTPGSYRQAAQRAMPSVVNVFTSKDAKPVTPDMPEDPLLRKFFGDRGDADDDKQSSLGSGVIVSAQGYILTNNHVVEAADEIEVALADGRTTTAKVVGTDPETDLAVIKIELPNLPAVTLGRADQASVGDVVLAIGNPFGVGQTVTMGIISALGRSHLGINQFENFIQTDAAINPGNSGGALIDTNGNLIGINTAIYSRTGGSLGIGFAVPMTTAKTVMESIINTGHMVRGYIGVEPQDITPELAESFGLNRSTGAIIAGVIKNGPADKAGLKPGDILVAIEGKPITDSTDMTNLIAQLQPGSKAKLTVLRKTQETTVEAVIGKRPPMKREPE, encoded by the coding sequence ATGCGACGTTTCTGGCTGTTATTTGCGCAAACCATCACCATCGGTTTAGCGATCTGGTTCATTGTAGCGACCTTGAAGCCGGATTGGCTAAATGGCGCTTTGACCAGTTCGCCGCTGCATATCGCCGCCTCCAAGGTGCCTCTGCAGGAAGCCGCTCCGGGCACGCCGACGCCGGGCTCCTACCGCCAGGCTGCGCAGCGCGCCATGCCGTCGGTAGTGAATGTTTTCACCAGCAAGGACGCCAAGCCGGTCACCCCTGACATGCCGGAAGATCCGCTGCTGCGGAAATTCTTCGGCGACCGCGGCGACGCCGACGACGACAAGCAGTCCAGCCTCGGCTCGGGCGTCATCGTCAGCGCCCAGGGTTATATCCTGACTAACAACCATGTGGTGGAAGCGGCCGATGAAATCGAAGTGGCGCTGGCCGACGGCCGCACCACTACCGCCAAGGTGGTGGGCACCGATCCCGAAACCGACCTGGCCGTGATCAAGATCGAGTTGCCGAACCTGCCGGCGGTGACGCTGGGCCGCGCCGACCAGGCCAGCGTCGGCGATGTCGTGCTGGCTATCGGCAATCCGTTCGGCGTTGGCCAGACGGTGACGATGGGCATCATTTCGGCGCTGGGCCGCAGCCATCTCGGCATCAACCAGTTCGAGAACTTCATCCAGACCGACGCTGCGATCAACCCCGGCAATTCCGGCGGCGCCCTGATCGACACCAACGGCAACCTGATCGGCATCAACACCGCGATCTATTCGCGCACCGGCGGTTCGCTCGGGATCGGTTTTGCCGTGCCCATGACGACCGCCAAGACCGTGATGGAATCAATCATCAATACCGGCCACATGGTGCGCGGTTATATCGGCGTCGAACCGCAGGACATCACGCCCGAACTGGCCGAGAGCTTCGGCCTGAACCGCAGCACCGGCGCCATCATCGCCGGCGTAATCAAGAATGGCCCGGCCGACAAGGCTGGCCTGAAGCCAGGCGACATCCTGGTGGCGATCGAAGGCAAGCCGATCACCGACAGCACCGACATGACCAACCTGATCGCCCAGCTGCAGCCCGGCAGCAAAGCCAAGCTGACGGTATTGCGCAAGACCCAGGAAACCACGGTAGAAGCCGTTATCGGCAAGCGGCCGCCGATGAAGCGAGAGCCAGAGTAA
- a CDS encoding Nif3-like dinuclear metal center hexameric protein — MNQESVKPVDRIELAKYLAEALNITQFRDYCPNGLQVEGRAEIKRLVSGVTASLALLEAAVDSGADAILVHHGYFWRGEDARVVGPKHKRLKLLLTHDINLFAYHLPLDAHPEFGNNVQLAQQLGLAPNGRFGDDSLGWLGSASDPRVSTVGDLAQVIERQLKRAPVLIGDPSQRLGQIAWCTGAAQNLLGDAIAAGAGVYISGEISEPTVHLARETGVAYLAAGHHATERYGVQALGRHLAERFGLQHQFIDIDNPV, encoded by the coding sequence GTGAATCAAGAATCGGTGAAACCGGTGGATCGTATTGAACTGGCGAAATATCTTGCCGAAGCGTTAAATATTACACAGTTCCGTGATTATTGCCCAAATGGCTTGCAGGTGGAAGGACGTGCTGAAATTAAGCGCCTGGTGAGCGGCGTCACCGCCAGCCTCGCCCTGCTGGAAGCGGCCGTGGACAGCGGCGCGGACGCTATCCTGGTGCACCACGGCTATTTTTGGCGCGGCGAAGATGCGCGCGTCGTCGGCCCCAAGCACAAACGCCTGAAATTGCTGCTGACGCACGACATCAACCTGTTTGCCTACCACCTGCCGCTCGATGCCCACCCGGAATTCGGCAACAATGTGCAGCTGGCGCAGCAACTGGGCCTGGCGCCGAACGGCCGGTTCGGCGACGACAGCCTGGGCTGGCTGGGCAGCGCCAGCGATCCGCGGGTAAGCACGGTGGGCGACCTGGCGCAGGTGATTGAGCGGCAGCTGAAACGCGCCCCGGTTCTGATCGGCGATCCGTCCCAGCGCCTGGGGCAAATCGCCTGGTGCACCGGCGCCGCGCAAAACCTGCTGGGCGATGCGATTGCCGCCGGCGCCGGGGTCTACATCAGCGGCGAGATTTCCGAGCCGACCGTGCACCTGGCGCGCGAAACCGGGGTAGCTTACCTGGCGGCCGGCCACCACGCCACCGAGCGTTACGGCGTGCAGGCGCTGGGCCGGCACCTGGCCGAGCGTTTCGGTCTGCAGCATCAATTCATCGACATCGACAACCCGGTTTAA
- a CDS encoding RNA-binding S4 domain-containing protein — protein sequence MSKTVEAVRIDKWLWAARFFKTRTLASDAVDNGKVRLNDERTKPAHSLKAGDILAIDNGASVWEVAVLLLSDTRSSAAVAQTLYRETEQSIAKRATLAEDRRFFREPTMQLKGRPTKRDRRLLDKTQS from the coding sequence ATGAGTAAAACAGTCGAAGCAGTACGTATCGACAAATGGCTGTGGGCGGCGCGGTTTTTCAAGACCCGCACGCTGGCCAGCGATGCCGTCGACAACGGCAAGGTCAGGTTGAACGACGAGCGGACCAAGCCGGCACACAGCCTGAAAGCCGGCGATATCCTGGCGATCGACAACGGCGCCAGCGTGTGGGAGGTGGCGGTACTGCTCCTGAGCGATACCCGCAGCTCGGCGGCGGTTGCGCAGACGCTGTACCGGGAAACCGAGCAAAGCATAGCGAAACGCGCGACGCTGGCAGAAGACAGGCGGTTTTTCCGCGAGCCGACCATGCAGCTCAAAGGGCGGCCAACCAAGCGCGACCGCCGTCTGCTGGACAAGACGCAGTCCTGA
- a CDS encoding acyl-CoA dehydrogenase C-terminal domain-containing protein translates to MGQYVAPLRDMQFVMHELLHVEDELKQLPKHAEIDADIINQVLEEGGKFTSQVLFPLNHSGDREGCHHDKATHTVTAPKGFKQAYKQYVEAGWPSLSCDPEFGGQGLPLVINNSFYEMMNSANQAWTMYPGLSHGAYECLHAHGTPEQQALYLPKLVSGEWTGTMCLTESHCGTDLGMLRSKAEPQADGSYSITGSKIFISAGEHDMSENILHLVLARLPGAPEGSKGISLFLVPKFLPNADGSLGARNPITCGAIEEKMGIHGNSTCQMNLDGATGWIIGAPHKGLNAMFVFMNAARLGVGMQGLGLTEVAYQNALVYAKDRIQMRSLSGIKAPDKPADPIIVHPDVRRMLLTAKAYAEGARAFCSYVALQLDKELNHPDEQVRKDCADEVALLTPVVKAFITDNAWTATSECMQVYGGHGFIAEWGMEQYVRDARINMIYEGTNTIQSLDLLGRKVLMDNGAKLKKFGAKVQAFIEENGADEALSEFITPLADLGDKVSKLTMEIGMKAFQNPDEAGAAAVPYLRVVGHLVYAYFFAQMAKIALAKQDSGDKFYVSKLATARFYFARLLPETAMLIRQARSGSGSLMALDADLF, encoded by the coding sequence ATGGGTCAATACGTCGCGCCACTGCGGGATATGCAATTCGTCATGCACGAGCTGCTGCATGTAGAAGATGAACTGAAACAATTGCCGAAGCATGCCGAGATCGATGCCGACATCATCAATCAGGTGCTGGAAGAAGGCGGTAAATTTACCTCCCAGGTACTGTTCCCGCTGAACCATTCGGGCGACCGCGAAGGCTGCCACCACGACAAGGCCACGCACACCGTCACTGCACCGAAGGGTTTCAAGCAAGCCTACAAGCAGTACGTGGAAGCCGGCTGGCCATCGCTGTCCTGCGATCCTGAGTTCGGCGGCCAGGGCTTGCCGCTGGTGATCAACAATTCGTTCTACGAAATGATGAATTCGGCCAACCAGGCCTGGACCATGTACCCGGGCTTGTCGCACGGCGCCTACGAGTGCCTGCACGCACACGGCACGCCAGAGCAGCAGGCCCTGTACCTGCCTAAGCTGGTTTCCGGCGAATGGACCGGCACCATGTGCCTGACCGAATCGCATTGCGGCACCGACCTCGGCATGCTGCGCTCGAAAGCCGAGCCGCAGGCTGACGGTTCCTACAGCATCACCGGCAGCAAGATTTTCATCTCGGCCGGCGAGCACGACATGTCGGAAAACATCCTGCACCTGGTGCTGGCGCGCCTGCCAGGCGCACCGGAAGGTTCCAAAGGCATTTCGCTGTTCCTGGTGCCGAAGTTCCTGCCGAATGCAGACGGCTCGCTGGGTGCGCGCAATCCGATCACCTGCGGCGCCATCGAAGAAAAAATGGGCATCCACGGCAACTCGACCTGCCAGATGAACCTGGACGGCGCCACCGGCTGGATCATCGGCGCTCCGCACAAGGGCTTGAACGCGATGTTCGTGTTCATGAACGCTGCCCGCCTCGGTGTCGGCATGCAAGGCCTGGGCTTGACTGAAGTGGCTTATCAGAACGCGCTGGTGTACGCCAAGGACCGCATCCAGATGCGCAGCCTGTCGGGCATCAAGGCGCCGGACAAGCCGGCCGATCCGATCATCGTCCATCCAGACGTGCGCCGCATGCTGTTGACGGCAAAAGCGTATGCCGAAGGCGCGCGCGCTTTCTGTTCTTACGTCGCGCTGCAGCTGGACAAGGAACTGAACCACCCGGACGAGCAAGTGCGCAAGGACTGCGCCGATGAGGTTGCCCTGCTGACCCCTGTGGTCAAGGCCTTCATCACCGACAACGCCTGGACAGCGACATCGGAATGCATGCAGGTCTACGGCGGCCACGGTTTCATCGCCGAATGGGGCATGGAGCAGTATGTGCGCGACGCCCGCATCAACATGATCTACGAAGGCACCAACACCATCCAGTCGCTCGACCTGCTGGGCCGCAAGGTATTGATGGACAACGGCGCCAAGCTGAAGAAATTCGGCGCCAAGGTGCAAGCCTTCATCGAAGAAAACGGCGCCGACGAAGCCTTGTCGGAATTCATCACGCCGCTGGCCGACCTCGGCGACAAGGTCAGCAAGCTGACCATGGAAATCGGCATGAAGGCTTTCCAGAATCCGGACGAAGCCGGCGCTGCAGCCGTACCTTACCTGCGCGTAGTTGGCCACCTGGTGTACGCCTATTTCTTTGCGCAAATGGCAAAGATCGCTTTGGCCAAGCAAGATTCAGGCGACAAGTTCTACGTTTCCAAGCTGGCGACCGCACGTTTCTACTTCGCTCGCCTGCTGCCGGAAACCGCAATGCTGATTCGTCAGGCGCGTTCCGGTTCGGGCAGCTTGATGGCGCTGGACGCAGATTTGTTCTAA
- a CDS encoding 3-hydroxyacyl-CoA dehydrogenase/enoyl-CoA hydratase family protein, with protein sequence MSNFIVKKVAVLGAGVMGAQIAAHCLNAKVPVVLFDLPAKEGPKNGIVLRAIENLKKLSPAPLGNKDDASLIEVANYEDNLDVLAGCDLIIEAIAERMDWKHDLYKKVAPHIAPNAIFASNTSGLSITALSEGFDAELKARFCGVHFFNPPRYMHLVELIPTATTKPEILDQLEGFLATTLGKGVVRAKDTPNFIANRVGVFGILSTAHQAEKFGLSVDVVDDLTGAKLGRAKSGTFRTADVVGLDTMGHVIKTMQDTLKDDPFYGVYATPPLLAKLVEKGALGQKTGAGFYKKVGKDILRIDAATGEYVTGGGKADELVARILKDKDPVKRMKTLRESTNPQAQFLWAIFRDGFHYIAVHMESIADNARDIDFAMRWGFGWSVGPFEIWQAADWKQIAGWVKEDIDAGKALCNAPLPAWVFDGRTGVHAADGSYSPAKKANVARSTLPVYERQVFRAPLLGEGVADGKTAGTTVFEDDSVRAWHQNDDVLVLSFKTKMHVIGPGVIAGLNKAVAEAEKNYKGLVLWHADAAEGGAFSAGADLQSMLPLFMSGGAKAIEPMVAELQQAFMGLKYASVPVVAAVAGLALGGGCELALHTAKRVASIESYIGLVEVGVGLIPAGGGLKEAAVRAANDAKGNDILQFLKTSFLNAATANVSKSALQAKSMGYLKADDVIVFNAYELLHVAKVEARAMFDAGYRPPLKAQIAVTGRYGVATIMAQLVNMRDGGFISAHDYKLGTMIANIVCGGEVEEGSVVNEQWLLDLERKAFVELLNNPKTQERIMGMMQTGKPVRN encoded by the coding sequence GTGTCGAATTTCATCGTTAAAAAAGTCGCCGTGCTCGGCGCCGGCGTGATGGGTGCGCAAATTGCCGCCCACTGCCTGAACGCCAAGGTGCCGGTAGTGCTGTTCGACCTGCCTGCCAAGGAAGGCCCGAAAAACGGCATCGTCCTGCGCGCTATCGAAAACCTGAAGAAGCTCAGCCCTGCGCCGCTCGGCAACAAGGATGACGCCTCGCTGATCGAAGTCGCCAACTACGAAGACAACCTGGATGTGCTGGCCGGCTGCGACCTGATCATCGAAGCCATCGCCGAGCGCATGGACTGGAAGCATGACCTGTACAAGAAGGTCGCGCCGCACATTGCGCCGAACGCGATTTTCGCATCCAACACTTCCGGCCTGTCGATCACCGCCTTGTCGGAAGGTTTCGACGCCGAACTGAAAGCACGCTTCTGCGGCGTCCACTTCTTCAATCCGCCGCGCTACATGCACCTGGTGGAACTGATCCCGACCGCCACCACCAAGCCAGAGATCCTCGACCAGCTGGAAGGCTTCCTGGCGACCACGCTGGGCAAGGGCGTGGTCCGTGCTAAAGATACCCCTAACTTCATCGCTAACCGCGTGGGTGTGTTCGGGATTTTGTCGACGGCTCACCAGGCTGAAAAATTCGGCCTGTCGGTCGACGTTGTCGATGATCTGACCGGCGCCAAGCTGGGCCGCGCCAAGTCGGGTACTTTCCGTACCGCCGACGTGGTTGGCCTGGATACCATGGGCCATGTAATCAAGACCATGCAAGACACCCTGAAGGATGATCCTTTCTACGGCGTGTACGCAACGCCGCCGCTGCTGGCCAAGCTGGTCGAAAAAGGCGCGCTGGGTCAAAAAACCGGCGCCGGCTTCTACAAGAAGGTTGGCAAGGACATCCTGCGCATCGACGCCGCCACGGGAGAATACGTTACCGGCGGCGGCAAGGCCGACGAACTGGTGGCGCGCATCCTGAAAGACAAGGATCCGGTCAAGCGCATGAAAACCCTGCGCGAATCGACCAATCCGCAGGCGCAGTTCTTGTGGGCCATCTTCCGCGACGGCTTCCACTACATCGCTGTCCACATGGAATCGATTGCCGACAATGCGCGCGACATCGATTTCGCCATGCGCTGGGGCTTCGGCTGGAGCGTAGGCCCATTCGAAATCTGGCAAGCCGCCGACTGGAAACAGATCGCCGGCTGGGTCAAGGAAGACATCGATGCCGGCAAGGCGCTGTGCAATGCACCGCTGCCAGCCTGGGTATTCGACGGCCGCACCGGCGTGCACGCTGCCGACGGTTCCTACTCGCCAGCGAAGAAAGCCAATGTCGCCCGCTCCACTCTGCCAGTCTACGAGCGCCAGGTATTCCGCGCACCGTTGCTGGGTGAAGGCGTGGCCGACGGCAAGACTGCCGGCACCACCGTATTCGAGGATGACTCGGTACGCGCATGGCACCAGAACGACGACGTCCTGGTCCTGTCCTTCAAGACCAAGATGCACGTGATCGGACCTGGCGTCATCGCCGGCCTGAACAAGGCAGTCGCCGAAGCAGAAAAGAACTACAAGGGCCTGGTGCTGTGGCACGCGGATGCAGCCGAAGGCGGCGCATTCTCTGCCGGCGCCGACCTGCAATCGATGCTGCCTTTGTTCATGTCGGGCGGCGCCAAGGCGATCGAACCGATGGTCGCCGAATTGCAGCAGGCATTCATGGGCCTCAAGTATGCGAGCGTGCCGGTGGTTGCCGCGGTGGCTGGCCTGGCGCTGGGCGGCGGCTGCGAGCTGGCCCTGCATACAGCCAAGCGCGTAGCCTCGATCGAGTCGTATATCGGCCTGGTTGAAGTCGGCGTCGGCCTGATCCCGGCCGGCGGCGGTTTGAAGGAGGCGGCAGTACGCGCCGCCAACGACGCCAAGGGCAACGACATCCTGCAATTCCTGAAGACCTCTTTCCTCAACGCTGCCACCGCCAATGTCTCGAAATCGGCCTTGCAAGCGAAGAGCATGGGCTACCTGAAGGCCGACGACGTGATCGTGTTCAACGCCTACGAGCTGCTGCATGTGGCCAAGGTCGAAGCGCGCGCCATGTTCGACGCCGGCTATCGTCCACCGCTGAAAGCGCAGATCGCAGTCACAGGCCGTTACGGCGTCGCCACCATCATGGCGCAGCTGGTCAACATGCGCGATGGTGGTTTCATCTCGGCGCATGACTACAAACTGGGCACCATGATCGCTAACATCGTATGCGGCGGCGAAGTGGAAGAAGGCAGCGTGGTGAATGAACAATGGTTGCTGGACCTGGAACGCAAAGCGTTCGTCGAACTGCTGAACAACCCCAAGACGCAAGAGCGGATCATGGGCATGATGCAGACCGGCAAACCAGTGCGCAACTAA
- a CDS encoding acetyl-CoA C-acyltransferase, with product MTKQLQDAYIVAATRTPIGKAPRGMFKNTRPDDLLVRVMQSALAQVPGLDPKLIEDAIIGCSFPEGAQGLNMARNAIILAGLPNTIGGVTVNRYCASGITAVAMAADRIRVGQADVMFAGGAESMSMVPMMGFHPSVNMEVFKDENVGLAYGMGLTGERVAQQWKISREAQDAFALESHRRALAAQAAGEFNDEMTSVEIIERFPNLATGQIDTKTRTVDRDEGARESTMEGLAKLKAVFAAKGTVTAGNSSQTSDGAGALLLVSEKILKQFNLTPLARFASFAVRGVPPEIMGIGPKEAIPAALRAAGITQDQLDWIELNEAFAAQSLAVIQDLGLDPAKVNPMGGAIALGHPLGATGAIRSATTIHAMRRHNLKYGMVTMCVGAGMGAAGIFERM from the coding sequence ATGACTAAACAACTTCAAGATGCGTACATCGTCGCCGCTACCCGCACGCCAATCGGCAAGGCGCCGCGCGGCATGTTCAAGAACACACGCCCGGACGACCTGCTGGTGCGCGTAATGCAATCGGCGCTGGCGCAAGTGCCAGGCCTGGATCCGAAACTGATCGAAGATGCCATCATCGGCTGCTCGTTCCCGGAAGGTGCGCAAGGCCTGAACATGGCGCGCAATGCCATTATTCTGGCCGGTTTGCCGAATACCATCGGTGGCGTCACCGTCAACCGTTATTGCGCTTCCGGCATCACCGCGGTAGCGATGGCGGCTGACCGCATCCGTGTCGGCCAGGCCGACGTCATGTTCGCCGGCGGCGCCGAATCGATGTCGATGGTGCCGATGATGGGTTTCCATCCATCGGTCAACATGGAAGTGTTCAAGGACGAAAACGTCGGCCTGGCCTACGGCATGGGCCTGACCGGCGAAAGAGTGGCGCAGCAATGGAAAATCTCGCGCGAAGCGCAGGATGCATTCGCGCTGGAATCGCACCGTCGCGCACTGGCGGCGCAAGCGGCCGGCGAGTTCAACGACGAAATGACTTCGGTCGAGATCATCGAGCGCTTCCCTAACCTGGCGACCGGCCAGATCGATACCAAGACCCGCACCGTCGATCGCGACGAAGGCGCCCGCGAATCCACCATGGAAGGCCTGGCCAAGCTGAAGGCAGTGTTTGCCGCCAAAGGCACGGTCACCGCCGGCAACTCTTCGCAAACTTCGGACGGCGCTGGTGCGCTGCTGCTGGTCAGCGAAAAGATCCTGAAGCAATTCAACCTGACGCCGCTGGCGCGTTTCGCCTCGTTTGCAGTGCGCGGCGTACCGCCGGAAATCATGGGTATCGGTCCTAAAGAAGCGATCCCGGCAGCGTTGCGCGCCGCCGGCATCACCCAGGACCAGCTGGACTGGATCGAACTGAACGAAGCATTTGCAGCGCAATCGCTGGCAGTGATCCAGGACCTCGGCCTGGATCCGGCCAAGGTCAACCCGATGGGCGGTGCGATCGCCCTCGGCCATCCGCTGGGTGCGACCGGCGCCATCCGTTCGGCGACCACGATCCACGCCATGCGCCGCCACAACCTGAAGTACGGCATGGTGACCATGTGCGTCGGGGCCGGCATGGGCGCCGCGGGTATTTTCGAGCGCATGTAA
- a CDS encoding enoyl-CoA hydratase — MDILTSKENGILTIEFNRLEKKNAITAAMYQTMVDALKDAESDSTVRAILFTGKPQIFSAGNDLEDFMKNRPTGSDSPVFQFLWQISHASKPLVAAVAGAAVGIGTTLLMHCDLVYAADNARFSMPFTQLGLCPEAASSLILPQIAGYQRAAEKLLLGEAFTAEEAASMGLVNKVLPAEELLAFAQAQAAKLVALPAASIRVTKRLMKGGQIAEVEARMAQEVEHFGAMLAAPEAAEAFTAFFERRKPDFSKFC, encoded by the coding sequence ATGGATATATTGACCAGCAAGGAAAACGGCATCCTGACGATCGAATTCAATCGCCTGGAAAAGAAAAACGCGATTACCGCCGCCATGTACCAGACCATGGTCGACGCACTGAAAGATGCGGAGAGCGACAGCACGGTAAGAGCGATCCTGTTCACCGGCAAGCCGCAGATTTTCAGCGCCGGCAACGACCTCGAAGATTTCATGAAGAACCGGCCGACCGGTTCCGACAGCCCGGTGTTCCAGTTCCTGTGGCAGATCAGCCATGCCAGCAAGCCGCTGGTGGCTGCGGTAGCGGGTGCTGCGGTCGGCATCGGCACTACCTTGCTGATGCATTGCGACCTGGTGTATGCGGCCGACAATGCGCGGTTTTCAATGCCCTTCACCCAGCTTGGCCTGTGCCCGGAAGCAGCCTCCAGCCTGATCCTGCCGCAGATCGCCGGTTATCAGCGCGCAGCCGAAAAGCTGCTGCTGGGCGAAGCCTTCACGGCGGAAGAAGCCGCGTCCATGGGCTTGGTCAACAAGGTCTTGCCGGCGGAAGAACTGCTGGCGTTTGCTCAAGCGCAGGCGGCCAAGCTGGTGGCTTTACCTGCAGCGTCGATCCGCGTTACTAAGCGGTTGATGAAGGGCGGCCAGATTGCTGAGGTGGAAGCGCGGATGGCGCAGGAGGTCGAACACTTTGGCGCGATGCTGGCGGCGCCTGAGGCGGCTGAGGCGTTTACTGCGTTCTTTGAGCGGCGTAAGCCTGACTTCAGCAAATTTTGCTGA
- a CDS encoding SLATT domain-containing protein — translation MAFYNNQIGAKAKMANTNTGALAAIDELRIDSKIGKSKHFNASDRKMFWHRFYGVPVIIANLFVGIVLVSLQGTSPPLLTPLEKPSKASVSTTPLNSTIAIDDQGTSVISKNTDRMQETPSAEPHHSIPNGWLGIFSIFLAFGAASLSGIQTFFNFHKASEGHRAIGNRYVHISRQCKGLQQKHLDVPYSSADLWTEYDKLYSDYHQINTEAEAFPTSPKDLQKARSASEISPYKAPETQS, via the coding sequence ATGGCGTTTTACAACAATCAAATTGGAGCAAAAGCTAAGATGGCAAATACAAATACTGGTGCGCTGGCGGCGATTGATGAGTTGCGAATCGACTCAAAGATTGGAAAAAGTAAGCATTTCAACGCAAGTGATCGAAAGATGTTTTGGCATCGATTCTACGGAGTGCCCGTGATAATAGCCAATTTATTCGTAGGCATCGTTCTTGTAAGTCTTCAAGGGACAAGTCCTCCGTTATTGACACCATTGGAAAAACCATCCAAGGCATCGGTATCTACGACACCTCTAAATTCGACGATTGCAATCGATGATCAAGGTACGTCTGTTATCAGTAAAAATACTGATCGAATGCAAGAAACACCATCAGCAGAACCACACCATTCTATTCCCAACGGATGGCTTGGCATATTTTCTATTTTTTTGGCGTTTGGAGCTGCTAGCTTGAGCGGGATTCAGACTTTTTTTAATTTTCATAAGGCGTCAGAAGGACACCGCGCCATCGGAAATCGTTATGTCCATATTTCGAGACAATGTAAGGGCCTGCAACAAAAACATCTAGACGTACCGTATTCGTCGGCAGATTTGTGGACCGAGTACGATAAGCTCTATTCTGATTATCATCAAATAAATACTGAAGCAGAAGCATTTCCTACAAGTCCAAAGGATTTGCAAAAAGCGAGAAGTGCATCGGAAATATCGCCGTACAAAGCACCCGAAACGCAGTCATAA